A window of Nomascus leucogenys isolate Asia chromosome X, Asia_NLE_v1, whole genome shotgun sequence contains these coding sequences:
- the UBE2A gene encoding ubiquitin-conjugating enzyme E2 A, with product MSTPARRRLMRDFKRLQEDPPAGVSGAPSENNIMVWNAVIFGPEGTPFEDGTFKLTIEFTEEYPNKPPTVRFVSKMFHPNVYADGSICLDILQNRWSPTYDVSSILTSIQSLLDEPNPNSPANSQAAQLYQENKREYEKRVSAIVEQSWRDC from the exons ATGTCCACCCCGGCTCGGCGGCGCCTCATGCGGGACTTCAAGAG GTTGCAGGAGGATCCTCCAGCCGGAGTCAGCGGGGCTCCGTCCGAGAACAACATAATGGTGTGGAACGCGGTCATTTTCGG GCCTGAAGGGACCCCGTTTGAGGATG GAACATTTAAACTTACAATAGAATTCACTgaagaatatccaaataaaccACCTACAGTTAGATTTGTCTCTAAGATGTTCCATCCAAATG TCTATGCAGATGGTAGTATATGTCTGGACATACTTCAGAACCGTTGGAGTCCAACCTATGATGTGTCTTCCATTCTAACATCCATACAG TCTCTATTGGATGAACCCAATCCCAATAGTCCAGCAAACAGCCAGGCTGCTCAGCTGTACCAGGAGAACAAACGGGAATATGAAAAGCGTGTTTCTGCAATAGTAGAACAAAGCTGGCGCGATTGTTGA
- the NKRF gene encoding NF-kappa-B-repressing factor, translating into MAGGRLLLGGDFLSPPPLPPLPPPPLPPLPPPPPEPVLEQWRYSHESDWQWALRRSFICRHLHSYPGAALDQLLALSAAWTNHVFLGCRYSPRLMEKILQMAEGIDIGEMPSYDLVLSKPSKGQKRHLSTCDGQNPPKKQAGSKFHARPRFEPVHFVASSSKDERQEDPYGPQTKEVNEQTHFASMPRDIYQDYTQDSFSIQDGNSQYCDSSGFILTKDQPVTANMYFDSGNPAPGTTSQQANSQSTPEPSPSQTFPESVVAEKQYFIEKLTATIWKNLSNPEMTSGSDKINYTYMLTRCIQACKTNPEYIYAPLKEIPPADIPKNKKLLTDGYACEVRCQNIYLTTGYAGSKNGSRDRATELAVKLLQKRIEVRVVRRKFKHTFGEDLVVCQIGMSSYEFPPALKPPEDLVVLGKDASGQPIFNASAKHWTNFVITENANDAIGILNNSASFNKMSIEYKYEMMPNRTWRCRVFLQDHCLAEGYGTKKTSKHAAADEALKILQKTQPTYPSVKSSQCHTGSSPRGSGKKKDIKDLVVYENSSNPVCTLNDTAQFNRMTVEYVYERMTGLRWKCKVILESEVIAEAVGVKKTVKYEAAGEAVKTLKKTQPTVINNLKKGAVEDVISRNEIQGRSAEEAYKQQIKEDNIGNQLLRKMGWTGGGLGKSGEGIREPISVKEQHKREGLGLDVERVNKIAKRDIEQIIRNYARSESHTDLTFSRELTNDERKQIHQIAQKYGLKSKSHGVGHDRYLVVGRKRRKEDLLDQLKQEGQVGHYELVMPQAN; encoded by the exons ATGGCTGGAGGACGTCTGCTGTTGGGGGGCGACTTCCTGTCGCCGCCGCCGCTGCCCCccctcccgccgccgccgctgccgccccTCCCGCCGCCCCCGCCCGAGCCAGTGCTGGAGCAGTGGCGCTATAGCCACGAAAGTGACTGGCAGTGGGCTCTGCGGCGCAGCTTCATCTGTCGGCACCTGCACAGCTATCCTGGGGCTGCCCTCGACCAGCTCCTCGCGCTCTCCGCCGCCTGGACCAACCACGTCTTCCTGGGCTGCAG GTACAGCCCACGCTTGATGGAAAAAATTCTCCAAATGGCTGAAGGTATTGATATTGGGGAGATGCCTTCATATGATCTGGTGCTGTCCAAGCCTTCCAAAGGTCAAAAACGCCACCTCTCAACATGTGATG GTCAAAATCCTCCTAAAAAGCAAGCCGGTTCCAAATTCCATGCGAGACCTCGTTTTGAGCCTGTACATTTTGTAGCTAGTAGTTCAAAAGATGAAAGACAGGAAGATCCTTATGGCCCTCAAACAAAAGAGGTAAATGAACAAACACATTTTGCCAGCATGCCAAGAGACATCTACCAAGATTACACTCAAGATTCTTTCAGTATACAAGATGGGAATTCTCAGTATTGTGATTCATCAGGATTCATTCTCACAAAAGACCAGCCTGTAACAGCCAACATGTATTTTGACAGTGGGAACCCTGCCCCAGGCACCACATCACAGCAGGCAAACTCTCAGTCAACTCCTGAGCCTTCACCATCACAGACATTTCCCGAGTCTGTGGTAGCTGAGAagcagtattttattgaaaaattaacGGCGACAATCTGGAAGAACCTTTCTAATCCAGAGATGACTTCTGGATCTgataaaattaattatacatatatgttaacTCGTTGTATTCAGGCATGTAAGACAAatcctgaatatatatatgcTCCTTTAAAGGAAATTCCTCCTGCCGACatccccaaaaataaaaaacttctaaCTGATGGCTATGCTTGTGAAGTTAGATGCCAAAATATCTACTTAACTACAGGTTATGCTGGCAGCAAGAATGGGTCCAGGGATCGAGCTACAGAACTAGCTGTAAAACTCTTACAGAAACGTATTGAAGTTAGAGTTGTCCGGCGGAAATTCAAGCATACGTTTGGAGAGGACCTTGTGGTGTGTCAGATTGGCATGTCCTCCTATGAATTTCCTCCAGCTCTGAAACCACCAGAAGACCTGGTGGTGCTGGGTAAAGATGCTTCTGGGCAGCCAATTTTTAATGCTTCCGCCAAACACTGGACCAATTTTGTCAttacagaaaatgcaaatgatGCAATTGGTATCCTTAACAATTCTGCCTCATTCAACAAGATGTCAATTGAATACAAATATGAGATGATGCCAAATCGCACATGGCGTTGTCGAGTGTTTTTACAAGATCACTGCTTAGCTGAAGGTTATGGAACCAAGAAAACAAGTAAACATGCAGCTGCTGACGAGGCTttgaaaattcttcaaaaaacaCAGCCCACTTATCCATCTGTCAAAAGTTCACAATGCCATACAGGCTCTTCACCCAGAGGatctggaaagaagaaagatataAAGGATCTTGTAGTTTATGAGAATTCTTCAAATCCCGTGTGCACGCTGAACGACACAGCTCAGTTTAACCGAATGACAGTTGAGTATGTCTATGAAAGGATGACAGGCCTCCGCTGGAAATGCAAAGTGATTCTAGAGAGTGAAGTAATTGCAGAAGCAGTTGGGGTGAAGAAAACTGTCAAATATGAAGCTGCTGGGGAAGCTGTGAAAACCCTCAAAAAGACCCAGCCAACTGTCATTAACAACTTGAAGAAAGGAGCTGTTGAAGATGTGATTTCAAGAAATGAAATTCAGGGCCGCTCAGCAGAGGAGGCTTACAAACAGCAAATCAAAGAAGATAATATTGGAAATCAGCTGCTGAGAAAGATGGGTTGGACTGGTGGTGGTTTAGGTAAATCTGGTGAGGGCATACGGGAGCCTATCTCAGTCAAAGAGCAGCATAAGCGGGAAGGGCTTGGTCTGGATGTAGAGAGGGTGAATAAAATTGCCAAGAGAGATATTGAACAGATCATCAGAAACTACGCCCGCTCTGAGAGCCACACAGATTTGACTTTCTCTAGAGAGCTGACTAATGACGAACGGAAGCAAATACATCAGATTGCCCAGAAGTATGGTCTTAAGAGTAAGTCTCATGGGGTGGGCCATGATAGGTACCTAGTGGTAGGTAGAAAAAGACGGAAGGAAGACCTACTAGATCAGCTCAAACAGGAAGGCCAAGTGGGCCATTACGAGCTTGTTATGCCTCAAGCAAATTGA